In Candidatus Zixiibacteriota bacterium, one DNA window encodes the following:
- a CDS encoding ATP-binding protein has protein sequence MAACHFIRDRTDLLFMGPPGVGKSHLVQAIGHQ, from the coding sequence ATGGCCGCCTGTCACTTCATCCGGGACAGAACTGATCTTCTCTTCATGGGACCTCCCGGAGTTGGGAAATCTCATCTCGTGCAGGCGATTGGACATCAGG